Proteins encoded in a region of the Streptomyces sp. NBC_01298 genome:
- a CDS encoding PH domain-containing protein encodes MADATAQSAPPALPVTFRPTRTRAVLLGVGAAMFVTISAIALILETLHPGERIAFVFTAALLSCVLVLLSRPKVVADETGVTVVNLTTTRRLEWAQILRVNLRPGDAWVFLDLNDGTSLPALGIQPGVAKAQAIADARALRALAEAHGTGSKNG; translated from the coding sequence ATGGCCGACGCCACCGCCCAGTCCGCACCGCCCGCCCTGCCGGTCACCTTCCGGCCGACCCGCACGCGGGCCGTCCTGCTGGGCGTGGGCGCCGCCATGTTCGTCACGATCTCGGCGATCGCGCTGATCCTCGAAACCCTGCACCCCGGTGAGCGGATCGCCTTCGTCTTCACCGCGGCCCTGCTCTCCTGCGTCCTCGTCCTGCTCAGCCGCCCCAAGGTGGTCGCCGACGAGACCGGGGTCACGGTCGTCAACCTCACCACCACCCGCCGCCTGGAGTGGGCGCAGATCCTGCGCGTCAACCTCCGCCCCGGCGACGCGTGGGTGTTCCTCGACCTGAACGACGGCACCAGCCTGCCCGCCCTCGGCATCCAGCCGGGGGTCGCCAAGGCCCAGGCGATCGCCGACGCCCGCGCCCTGCGCGCCCTGGCCGAAGCCCACGGAACCGGCTCCAAGAACGGCTGA
- the hisG gene encoding ATP phosphoribosyltransferase: MLRIAVPNKGSLSGPASAMLHEAGYRMRKESKELVVVDPENEVEFFYLRPKDIAIYVSSGKLDIGITGRDLLLDSGASAEEILPLNFGRSTFRYATIPGTAKGPEDFHGMTIATSYEGIVAKHLADQGIEASVVHLDGAVETAIQLGVAQIIADVVETGTSLRNAGLEVIGEPIMTSEAVVIRGNGTDPEDPRAQQFLRRLQGVLVARSYVMMDYDCRAEHLERAVALTPGLESPTVSPLHNEGWVAVRAMVPAKEAQRIMDDLYELGARAILTTSIHACRL, from the coding sequence ATGCTGCGCATCGCCGTCCCCAACAAGGGTTCACTCTCCGGACCGGCGTCGGCGATGCTCCATGAGGCCGGCTACCGGATGCGCAAGGAGTCCAAGGAGCTCGTGGTCGTCGACCCCGAGAACGAGGTGGAGTTCTTCTACCTCCGCCCCAAGGACATCGCGATCTACGTGTCCTCCGGCAAGCTCGACATCGGCATCACCGGCCGCGACCTGCTGCTCGACTCCGGCGCCAGCGCCGAGGAGATCCTGCCGCTGAACTTCGGCCGCTCCACCTTCCGCTACGCCACCATCCCCGGCACCGCGAAGGGCCCCGAGGACTTCCACGGGATGACCATCGCGACCTCGTACGAGGGAATCGTCGCGAAGCACCTCGCCGACCAGGGCATCGAGGCCTCCGTCGTCCACCTCGACGGCGCGGTCGAGACCGCCATCCAGCTCGGCGTCGCCCAGATCATCGCCGACGTCGTCGAGACCGGCACCAGCCTGCGCAACGCCGGACTGGAGGTCATCGGCGAGCCGATCATGACCTCCGAGGCCGTCGTCATCCGCGGCAACGGCACCGACCCGGAGGACCCCCGGGCCCAGCAGTTCCTGCGCCGTCTCCAGGGCGTCCTGGTCGCCCGCAGCTACGTGATGATGGACTACGACTGCCGCGCCGAGCACCTGGAGCGCGCGGTCGCCCTCACCCCGGGCCTGGAGTCGCCGACCGTCTCCCCGCTGCACAACGAGGGCTGGGTCGCCGTCCGCGCCATGGTCCCCGCCAAGGAGGCCCAGCGGATCATGGACGACCTGTACGAGCTCGGCGCCCGCGCGATCCTCACCACCTCGATCCACGCCTGCCGCCTCTGA